The Patescibacteria group bacterium region GTTTCTGGTTAGCTGTTTTTCTCTTTAAGTTTTTGCGTAGTTCTTTTTTAGCAGATTTTTTATTAGGCATAAGATACTTCTTATATAATATTTTAGTACTAGGAGTTTAACAGAATTGTATATAAAAGTCAATGGTCGGGGTGGTGAGATTCGAACTCACGATCTTCTGGTCCCAAACCAGACGCCTTAGACCAACTGGGCCACACCCCGCTAACTAAATTTTGTTTTTAAAGCATCAACCCAGCCAGAAAGGCGGAAAAAGGCGTTTACATTGTTTATTCTTAGATGAATTGTGCCGTATCTAAGTTTAGTGGAAATCCTCTTTTTGCTAGATTTACTTAGGGTCGTATGAGTTTTGAAAAAATTTTCTTTTGGTATACCTGTTAGATTATGCCAGAAAGATTTATATTTTTCAATATCATCGCCTTCATGGCCCATGATTTGGATTTTAATGTTTTTCTTCTCTATTTTTAAATATTTTTGAAAGAATAGGATTATAATCCTTATCATTGCTGGGTCAGAGTTAGCAAAATCTATACTTTTCCATTTACTTTTTTCCCAGCCCTTTTTATAGCCTTCGGCCCAGTATAAAGAAGTGCCAGCGATAAATAATGGTTCCCGGGATAGGTGATTGGCTTCTAAGTTTGCCGTCAGTCTTATTTTTTGATGTTTAGCCTTGGCTAGAATCGTTTGCCGCCTATTCCTCTCGACTAGCTTAGTAATAGACAGCTTGTTTACACGTGAGGCTATCTTTAATTGAGCCCGCTTGCCTAACTTGACATCCTTTAGCCAGATGCTGAGGGTGCTTTTGGGAATATTTAAAATTTCATGTATTTGATTATACGATTTCCCAGAAAGCCTGAGTTTAATTGCTTGTAATTTGTCGGAACGCATAAATAAAAAATTGAACTCACAGTATAAGTAATAGTATCGTAAGTTCAATTTTTTATTTACTTAATTGTGCCCCGGGTCAGAATCGAACTGACGACACAAGGATTTTCCTTGGATTTGGCTTGAGTTTCCTCAAGGTTCGGACTATATCATCCCCGTTTAATTTCTTAAATACGGAGTCGGGCGCTCAAGGCGGGATTATTGTTGGGCTCACCCGCTAGTCTCTACACCTTCTTTGATCTTAAACCCGATCAAAGCTTGGCTCGGGATTACCTTTCTGTTATCTATTTGGATAAAGTTAAGGCTTCCCCGAATTCACCCGATTTGCATCCCGATGTTTCCATCAGGTGGACCGAAATTCAGTCCTTTGCTCTACCACTGAGCTACCGAGGCATTAAGTTGTAAAACAGGTTGCGGGGGTCGGATTCGAACCGACGACCTCTAGGTTATGGGCCTAGCGAGCTGCCAACTGCTCTACCCCGCTATAAATGACTGGTTGTATTTATTACTAGTCGGTGGGCGATGGAGGACTCGAACCTCCGACCTCAACATTATCAGTGTTGCGCTCTAACCAGCTGAGCTAATCGCCCCGATTGAATGATAAAAAAAATAAGTTCTGGCAAATTATGGATAAAATATAACAAACAACTTATAAAAAAGCAAGAGCTCAAAGTTCGGCTATTATTAAGTTTATTTCGGTTTTTATGTCTCCTTGGCCGCTTTTATTCAAGTAATCTATCAGCAGGAGGCGGTCAAGATAGTTTTTTAATTCTGCCAGAGAAAAATTCTTCACTGTCCCAATCGCCTTTTTAACAACATAAGGATGAATTTTGAGTTCTTGGCTGATTTTTTCCTGATTTAGATTTTTACTCAGAGCGTCTTTTATCTGTAATAAGATCTTGAATTGGCGATACAGCATATTTAATAGATATTCAGGGCTAGAACCAGCCAGGTATTGTTCTTCTAAAAGCGCTAGAGCTAGTTTTTTATTTTTCGCGCTAAAAGCATCGGTTAAGGCGAAAATATTTTCTTCATAGCCATTGCTAACTAGCTTGGCGATATCCTCGGGTTTGATCTCACTCCCTTCTTGGTAATGGGACAGCTTATTAATCTCTTGATGCAGACGCCATAGATCGGGACCGGTCAAAGCGATTAAGTGCTCTAAAGCTCGAGAGCCGATTTTCTTGCCATACAATTTAAATTCATTCTTGACGAATTGGCTTAGTTGCTCATTGTTTAAAGCCTTGAATTCTTGGACATATTTTTGTTGGTTGAGCCAAACAAAGAAAGCTTTGGCAGCAGCCGGTAGGGGCTTATCTTTCGTGTTTAATTCTTGGTCGTAGAAAATAATAATAGTCTGTTCGTCTTGGGCTTGGGCGACCGACAGGCGTTTGAAATACTCTAGAAGTTCCTTAAATATTTCTTTTTTCTTGTGACTAAAGACATTCTCAATGACGACCATTCTTTTTTTAACGAATAAAGATCCGGTGGCGATGGCTTCATTAAGATTGCCCAGATTCATATTGGGGCCAGCCAAAGAGCTCAAACTGCTTGATCCGGGATCAAGTTCCTTAACGAATTTATCCTTAAGTTCTTGGAGTTTGCGTCGGCTACGGAAAGTATCGGCGCCATAAATGAAGATTATCATATTACCAGCTTAGCTTTTCGGCTGATTTCATCTCCCGGGGGAGGAATCTCTTGCCTAGAATTAAAAATTTTTTCGGATCATCAGAGGTATAGAAATATCTGCCCGCCTTCTTATTTTTATCAAGTTTTAATTCGGGGTGTTTTTGCAGATATGTTTTTAGGCTTTTAGCTACGATTACCCCGGGGTCAGGTACAAAACATTTTTTATCCATAATTTTACGGATGTCTTTAATCAAGATCGGGTAGTGGGTGCAGGCCAAAATCAACATCTCAATTTTTTTATTTTTTAGGTTTTTTAAATATTTTTGCAAGATGCTGGTAGTTTCATTCTTATGGATCCAGCCTTCTTCAATAAGAGGCACTAGCAATGGCGCTGCCTGTTGGTAGACCAGTAAGCTAGGTTTGAGATGTTTTAATTCTTTGATGTAGGATTTAGAAGCAACGGTTGAACTGGTGCCAATAACGCCAATGCGGTTAAAATCTTTGTGTTGAGCGGCAGCCTCAGCCAGGGGCCGTATTACCCCTAACACTTTAAGTTCTGGATATTTTTTAGGTAAATATTCTTGTTGTATTTTTCGGAGGGCTTGAGCCGAGGCGGTATTGCAAGCCACTATAATGAGACGGCAACCTTTATGATATAGAAAATCGATTGCTTCTCGAGTATATTCATAGATAAGAGCCTGTGATTTATTACCGTAGGGAACTCGGCCATTATCACCTAAGTAGATGTAATTATATTGAGGCAGGACTTTTAGAAAATGGCGCAACACTGTAAGTCCGCCTAGGCCAGAGTCAAAGACCCCGATGCTTCCTTTTTGTTTAACTGAATTTTTTAACATAGTTTTTAAATTGTTGTCCACGGTCTTTATAGTTTTTAAATAAACCAAAGCTAGCGCAGGCGGTTGATAGTAGGACAATATCTCCATTTTTGGCCTGCTTATTAGCTTCTTTGACGGCTTGAGACATGTTAGCCGCTTCCCAGATTTTCTGTGTAGGGAATTTGGCTTTTTTTAAAGCTGATTTAAGTCTGACGGTGCCGGCTCCTGGGAATAGAATTAAGAATTTAACCGTTTTTTTTATGGTCTGGGCTAAATTGGAAAAATTCGCCCCCTTATCCGCTCCTCCCGCTAGCAAGATAATAGATCTTTTAAAAGATTTTAAATCCATTTCTGTGCTTTCCGGAGTAGTGGCAAAGCTATTGTCGTAATATTTAATGCCATTTTTTTCTTTAAGTAATTCTAGTCGATGTTCTAAGGGGTGAAAGTCTTTCACGGCTTGGCTAATGAATGATGGCTTAATTTTTAAGATATTAGCCACAGTGACAGCCGCATCGATATTTTCTTGATTGTAAGTGGCCGCTAAGCGGCTTGGTAGTTTGTTGCTAGTAAAATATTTAATTTTACTTTTAAGACCCTTCTCTTTGTCTAAAATATCCTTAAATTTTTTATTGAATACCAGATAATCTTGCGTACCTTGGTGTCTAGCAATATTAAATTTTGCCTTGTAGTAACTCTTTAAAGAAAGGTGATAGTTGGGATTCAGTGGGTCGGCTGGAGCTAGGTGTTCTGGAAAAAGATTAGTGATGACGGCAATCTTTGGACTATATCCCAAATCTTCTAACTGAAAGCTGGATAGCTCCAAAATCACCCAATCATTCTTTTTTAATTTAGGTAAGAAGGCAAATGGCGCTAAGCCAATATTGCCCCCCAGATAAACCTTCTTGCCAGCTTTTTTTAGAATTTTATAAATTAAGCTGCTGGTGGTACCTTTGCCCTTAGTGCCGGTCACGCCGATGATGTTATTTGTCGGACATAAAGCAAAGAAGAGGTTCATGGCGCTGGTTATAAAAACCTTTTTGCTTTTTACAGCTTTCTGTATGCCGGGGCAGAATAGTGGCCAGCCCGGAGAACGGAATAGTATATTATAATTATCCAGATTCTGGTTATATTTTTTTCCTAGGAGATATTTTATCTGAGGAGGCGGGGGCATTATAGCTTTAAGGGTCTTTAGATCGCGACGGTCACAAACAGTCATTTCCCCATCAAACTTATTTTTCAAAAAAAAATTCATTACAGCTCGATTTTCTAAGCCAAATCCTAAAAAGGCGATTTTTATAGCATCTTTGGCTTTGTTTTTTTGTCTAGACATAATGATTTTTTTGTGGTTAGATATTTTTAGTTCTTACCAAAATTTAATACTCGTGCCTATGACTTTTACGGAAGCAAAAATCAATCTGCAGAAGAAAATTTTTTTCTGGAAAACAGGCTTAGCCATTATCGTTATTTGGCTAGTTGCCCTGATCGTCTATCTTCCCCCTTTGATTAAGGGTGGGCTTAGCTCTATATCATTTCAAGATATCGCTGAGCTCGAATTTATCGACATTCATTATTTGATTTCCCGTTGGCTTGATCCGCTCTTTATTCTGGTTTGGCTTTTATTCATAACAGTCTTCTCCTGGTTCTTGCAAGCTAGGCGTTTGTTGCTAGCTGACCAGAAATTGCATTCCAAAAGCATGAATAAGACGAAAGATTCAGCCTCGCAAGAGAAAGAAGCGGAAGAGGAAAGCTTTATGTTGGATTCCTATCTTTTCTGCTTTGTCTTCGGGGGCACGGCCGTCGGTTTGTGGGCGGCGATCTCCTTCGGGGCCGCTTTTTATGGCTTAATTTCCCACCTGCTTTTTACCGTCTATCTTCATGTCTTCATGTTCGCAATGGCCATTATCTGGTCATTTCTCTCGCCGATACGCCGATTTTTATCGGAGAAGTTTCGGTTTT contains the following coding sequences:
- the murD gene encoding UDP-N-acetylmuramoyl-L-alanine--D-glutamate ligase, which encodes MSRQKNKAKDAIKIAFLGFGLENRAVMNFFLKNKFDGEMTVCDRRDLKTLKAIMPPPPQIKYLLGKKYNQNLDNYNILFRSPGWPLFCPGIQKAVKSKKVFITSAMNLFFALCPTNNIIGVTGTKGKGTTSSLIYKILKKAGKKVYLGGNIGLAPFAFLPKLKKNDWVILELSSFQLEDLGYSPKIAVITNLFPEHLAPADPLNPNYHLSLKSYYKAKFNIARHQGTQDYLVFNKKFKDILDKEKGLKSKIKYFTSNKLPSRLAATYNQENIDAAVTVANILKIKPSFISQAVKDFHPLEHRLELLKEKNGIKYYDNSFATTPESTEMDLKSFKRSIILLAGGADKGANFSNLAQTIKKTVKFLILFPGAGTVRLKSALKKAKFPTQKIWEAANMSQAVKEANKQAKNGDIVLLSTACASFGLFKNYKDRGQQFKNYVKKFS
- the holA gene encoding DNA polymerase III subunit delta; its protein translation is MIIFIYGADTFRSRRKLQELKDKFVKELDPGSSSLSSLAGPNMNLGNLNEAIATGSLFVKKRMVVIENVFSHKKKEIFKELLEYFKRLSVAQAQDEQTIIIFYDQELNTKDKPLPAAAKAFFVWLNQQKYVQEFKALNNEQLSQFVKNEFKLYGKKIGSRALEHLIALTGPDLWRLHQEINKLSHYQEGSEIKPEDIAKLVSNGYEENIFALTDAFSAKNKKLALALLEEQYLAGSSPEYLLNMLYRQFKILLQIKDALSKNLNQEKISQELKIHPYVVKKAIGTVKNFSLAELKNYLDRLLLIDYLNKSGQGDIKTEINLIIAEL
- the murI gene encoding glutamate racemase, which gives rise to MLKNSVKQKGSIGVFDSGLGGLTVLRHFLKVLPQYNYIYLGDNGRVPYGNKSQALIYEYTREAIDFLYHKGCRLIIVACNTASAQALRKIQQEYLPKKYPELKVLGVIRPLAEAAAQHKDFNRIGVIGTSSTVASKSYIKELKHLKPSLLVYQQAAPLLVPLIEEGWIHKNETTSILQKYLKNLKNKKIEMLILACTHYPILIKDIRKIMDKKCFVPDPGVIVAKSLKTYLQKHPELKLDKNKKAGRYFYTSDDPKKFLILGKRFLPREMKSAEKLSW
- a CDS encoding helix-turn-helix domain-containing protein, whose amino-acid sequence is MRSDKLQAIKLRLSGKSYNQIHEILNIPKSTLSIWLKDVKLGKRAQLKIASRVNKLSITKLVERNRRQTILAKAKHQKIRLTANLEANHLSREPLFIAGTSLYWAEGYKKGWEKSKWKSIDFANSDPAMIRIIILFFQKYLKIEKKNIKIQIMGHEGDDIEKYKSFWHNLTGIPKENFFKTHTTLSKSSKKRISTKLRYGTIHLRINNVNAFFRLSGWVDALKTKFS